One stretch of Burkholderia sp. NRF60-BP8 DNA includes these proteins:
- a CDS encoding urea amidolyase associated protein UAAP2: protein MPIIESRLDPRAAIHDITLNAGDPWLHDLKRGQTLRILDLEGNQAVDTLFYRTDDTEERYSAQDTIRAQRNLYLSAGSVLVSNRGNPMATIVADTCGRHDTLGGACAAESNTVRYALDKRYMHNCRDSFLNAIAHCTCGAGARLTKRDLVGNVNFFMNVPVTSLGGLTFEDGISAPGKYVEMRAEMDVTVLISNCPQLNNPCNGYNPTPVRLMIWEAE, encoded by the coding sequence ATGCCGATCATCGAAAGCCGGCTCGACCCGCGCGCAGCGATCCACGACATCACGCTGAATGCGGGCGACCCGTGGCTGCACGACCTGAAGCGCGGACAGACGTTGCGCATTCTCGACCTGGAAGGCAACCAGGCCGTCGACACGCTGTTCTACCGCACCGACGATACGGAAGAGCGCTACAGCGCGCAGGACACGATCCGCGCGCAGCGCAACCTGTACCTGAGCGCGGGCAGCGTGCTCGTGTCGAACCGCGGCAACCCGATGGCGACGATCGTCGCCGACACGTGCGGCCGCCACGACACGCTCGGCGGCGCTTGCGCCGCCGAGAGCAACACGGTGCGCTATGCGCTCGACAAGCGTTACATGCACAACTGCCGCGACAGCTTCCTCAACGCGATCGCGCACTGCACGTGCGGTGCCGGCGCGCGGCTCACCAAGCGCGACCTGGTCGGTAACGTGAATTTCTTCATGAACGTGCCCGTCACGTCGCTCGGCGGTCTCACGTTCGAGGACGGCATCTCCGCGCCCGGCAAGTACGTCGAGATGCGTGCGGAGATGGACGTCACGGTGCTGATCTCGAACTGCCCGCAACTCAACAACCCATGCAACGGCTACAACCCGACGCCCGTGCGCCTCATGATTTGGGAGGCCGAATGA
- the uca gene encoding urea carboxylase → MRFAKVLVANRGEIACRVIRTLERLGIASVAIYSDADRDARHVVLADEAVRVGPAPAADSYLNVAAILAAARETGAQAVHPGYGFLSEHAGFADACEAAGLRFIGPRGDHMRAFGLKHTARELAAAHGVALLPGTGLLDDVATALAEADAIGYPVMLKSTAGGGGIGMSLCRDAAQLAAAFESVVRLGSANFAHAGVYLEKFVEHARHIEVQIFGDGRGGAIALGERDCSVQRRNQKVIEETPAPDLTDAERDALHASAVRLARAVGYASAGTVEFVFDATARRFYFLEVNTRLQVEHCVTEAVTGVDLVEWMILQAEGDLPPLDTLAVAPRGASIQVRLYAEDPNKQFQPSAGLLTHVAFPENVRVDGWIEAGTEISAHYDPLLAKLIVRGDTRRDALAALRAALDRTELYGIETNLDYLRAVVGSDTFARGAPTTAFLSRFAFAPHTIDVLDGGVQTTVQQAPGRVGYWSVGVPPSGPMDDRAFDLANALLGNARDAAGLEFTMVGATLRFNTATLFVLGGAPLAATLDGEPAPFWQVVRARPGAILKLGGVTGAGVRACLAVKGGLQVPDYLGSKATFTLGQFGGHAGRALRKGDVLHLHADAGRGDAGAALAAADLPALTHAWTLGVLDGPHGAPDFFTPDDIAMLYGTQWTVHYNSSRTGVRLIGPKPQWARADGGEAGLHPSNIHDNAYAIGAVDFTGDMPVILGPDGPSLGGFVCPVTVVRDELWKLGQLRPGDTVRFVRAGVSTGMPDGKSAAAVVQSASDVAAAASGDCVLHRDPSAGGGIGVVYRRSGDRNVLVEYGPLVLDLNLRFRVHALMCWLDAHRLPGMLDLTPGIRSLQVQFDARTLPLASLLAHLQAAERELPDVADMRVPNRIVHLPLSWDDPSTRVAIERYMQSVRPDAPWCPSNIEFIRRINGLPSIDDVKRIVFDARYLVMGLGDVYLGAPVATPIDPRHRLVTTKYNPARTWTPENAVGIGGAYLCVYGMEGPGGYQFVGRTVQMWNRHRTTREFEAGKPWLLRFFDEIRFYEVSEAELNALRADFIAGRATLKIEESVFDLREYNRFLRDEADSIAAFKATQQAAFDAERERWRAAGHAEYVGDAEQGDAQADRAAAALDGTQRAIAADVSGSVWKVLVEAGERVTEGQVVAIVESMKMEVAVTATEDGTIETIDCAPGAAVVAGQRLMVMKAGAAEEVA, encoded by the coding sequence ATGAGATTCGCTAAAGTCCTCGTCGCGAATCGCGGCGAAATTGCGTGCCGCGTGATCCGCACGCTCGAGCGCCTCGGCATCGCATCGGTCGCGATCTATTCGGATGCCGATCGCGACGCGCGCCACGTGGTGCTCGCCGACGAAGCCGTGCGTGTCGGCCCCGCACCGGCGGCCGACAGCTATCTGAACGTCGCGGCGATCCTCGCCGCTGCGCGTGAGACCGGCGCGCAGGCCGTGCACCCCGGCTACGGTTTCCTGTCCGAGCACGCCGGCTTTGCCGACGCATGCGAAGCGGCGGGCCTGCGGTTCATCGGGCCGCGCGGCGATCACATGCGCGCGTTCGGCCTCAAGCACACCGCGCGCGAACTCGCTGCCGCGCACGGCGTCGCGCTGCTGCCGGGCACCGGGCTGCTCGACGACGTGGCAACGGCGCTCGCCGAAGCCGACGCGATCGGCTATCCGGTGATGCTGAAGAGCACCGCGGGCGGCGGCGGCATCGGCATGTCGCTGTGCCGCGATGCCGCGCAACTCGCCGCGGCTTTCGAATCCGTCGTGCGGCTCGGCAGCGCGAACTTCGCGCATGCGGGCGTTTATCTCGAGAAGTTCGTCGAACACGCGCGGCACATCGAAGTGCAGATCTTCGGCGACGGCCGCGGCGGCGCGATCGCGCTCGGCGAACGCGATTGCTCGGTGCAGCGGCGCAACCAGAAGGTGATCGAGGAAACGCCCGCGCCCGACTTGACCGATGCCGAGCGCGACGCGCTGCACGCAAGTGCGGTGCGGCTCGCGCGCGCGGTGGGCTACGCGTCGGCCGGCACGGTTGAATTCGTGTTCGACGCGACCGCGCGGCGGTTCTATTTCCTCGAGGTGAACACGCGGCTGCAGGTCGAGCATTGCGTGACCGAGGCAGTGACGGGCGTCGATCTCGTGGAATGGATGATCCTGCAGGCTGAGGGCGATCTGCCGCCGCTCGACACGCTCGCCGTCGCACCGCGCGGGGCGAGCATCCAGGTGCGGCTCTATGCGGAAGATCCGAACAAGCAGTTCCAGCCGAGCGCCGGGCTGCTCACGCACGTCGCGTTTCCCGAAAACGTGCGGGTCGATGGCTGGATCGAGGCCGGCACGGAGATCAGCGCACATTACGATCCGCTGCTCGCGAAGCTGATCGTGCGCGGCGACACGCGGCGCGATGCGCTGGCCGCGCTGCGTGCCGCGCTCGACCGTACCGAGCTGTACGGAATCGAGACCAACCTCGACTACCTGCGTGCCGTCGTCGGCTCCGACACGTTCGCGCGCGGCGCGCCGACGACGGCCTTCCTGTCGCGTTTCGCGTTCGCGCCGCACACGATCGACGTGCTCGACGGCGGCGTGCAGACCACCGTGCAGCAGGCGCCCGGGCGCGTCGGTTACTGGAGCGTCGGCGTGCCGCCATCGGGACCGATGGACGATCGCGCGTTCGACCTCGCGAACGCGCTGCTCGGCAACGCGCGCGACGCGGCCGGACTGGAATTCACGATGGTCGGCGCGACGCTGCGCTTCAATACCGCGACGCTGTTCGTGCTCGGCGGCGCGCCGCTCGCGGCCACGCTCGACGGTGAACCGGCGCCGTTCTGGCAGGTCGTGCGCGCACGACCGGGCGCGATACTCAAGCTGGGCGGCGTGACGGGCGCGGGCGTGCGCGCGTGTCTCGCCGTCAAGGGCGGGTTGCAGGTGCCCGACTATCTCGGCAGCAAGGCGACCTTTACGCTCGGCCAGTTCGGCGGCCATGCCGGCCGTGCGCTGCGCAAGGGCGACGTGCTGCATCTGCACGCGGACGCCGGGCGCGGCGACGCCGGCGCGGCGCTGGCCGCGGCCGATCTGCCCGCGCTGACGCATGCGTGGACGCTCGGCGTGCTCGACGGTCCGCATGGCGCGCCGGATTTCTTCACGCCGGACGATATCGCGATGCTGTACGGCACGCAGTGGACCGTCCATTACAACTCCAGCCGCACCGGCGTGCGGCTGATCGGCCCGAAGCCGCAATGGGCCCGTGCGGACGGCGGCGAGGCGGGGCTGCATCCGTCGAACATCCACGACAACGCGTACGCGATCGGCGCCGTCGATTTCACCGGGGACATGCCGGTGATTCTCGGCCCGGACGGGCCGAGCCTCGGCGGCTTCGTGTGTCCGGTCACGGTCGTGCGCGACGAGCTGTGGAAGCTCGGGCAGTTGCGGCCGGGCGACACCGTGCGGTTCGTGCGCGCGGGCGTGTCGACCGGGATGCCGGACGGGAAATCGGCCGCCGCGGTCGTGCAGTCGGCGAGCGACGTTGCCGCTGCCGCATCCGGCGATTGCGTGCTGCATCGCGACCCATCGGCCGGCGGCGGCATCGGCGTCGTCTACCGGCGCTCGGGCGATCGCAACGTGCTGGTCGAATACGGGCCGCTCGTGCTCGACCTGAACCTGCGCTTTCGCGTGCACGCCCTGATGTGCTGGCTCGACGCGCACCGGCTGCCCGGCATGCTCGACCTGACGCCGGGCATCCGCTCGCTCCAGGTGCAGTTCGACGCACGGACGCTGCCGCTGGCCTCGTTGCTCGCGCATCTGCAAGCCGCCGAACGCGAGCTGCCCGACGTGGCCGACATGCGCGTGCCGAACCGCATCGTCCATCTGCCGCTGTCGTGGGACGACCCGTCGACGCGCGTCGCGATCGAGCGCTACATGCAGTCGGTGCGGCCCGATGCGCCGTGGTGCCCGAGCAATATCGAGTTCATCCGGCGCATCAACGGTCTGCCGAGCATCGACGACGTGAAGCGCATCGTGTTCGACGCGCGCTATCTGGTGATGGGGCTTGGGGACGTCTACCTCGGTGCACCCGTCGCGACGCCGATCGATCCGCGGCACCGGCTCGTGACGACGAAGTACAACCCCGCGCGCACCTGGACGCCGGAGAACGCGGTCGGCATCGGCGGCGCGTATTTGTGCGTGTACGGGATGGAAGGGCCGGGCGGCTATCAATTCGTCGGCCGAACCGTGCAGATGTGGAATCGCCATCGCACCACGCGCGAATTCGAGGCCGGCAAGCCGTGGCTGCTGCGCTTTTTCGACGAGATCCGCTTCTACGAAGTCAGCGAGGCCGAGCTGAATGCGTTGCGCGCGGATTTCATCGCGGGCCGCGCGACGCTGAAGATCGAGGAATCCGTGTTCGATCTGCGCGAATACAACCGCTTCCTGCGCGATGAAGCGGATTCGATCGCCGCGTTCAAGGCAACGCAGCAGGCAGCATTCGACGCGGAGCGCGAGCGGTGGCGTGCGGCCGGCCATGCGGAATACGTCGGCGACGCGGAGCAGGGCGACGCGCAAGCGGACCGGGCAGCGGCCGCGCTCGACGGCACGCAGCGGGCGATTGCCGCGGACGTATCGGGCAGCGTGTGGAAGGTGCTGGTGGAAGCCGGCGAGCGCGTGACCGAAGGGCAGG
- a CDS encoding urea amidolyase associated protein UAAP1, whose amino-acid sequence MSPSPQAVLAPPPHVAWETLIPAGTHWSGILRRGLALRIVDVDGGANLSAVFHRQEDLLERYNMADTLKAQHTAHLTRGHALYTDMGRVIASITADTLGWHDPLGGVGDARLFAHKYGTTSYQADRNAMIRNGRDSLVLELAKYGLSARDLAANVNFFSKLATRDDGTLEFVAGHSPAGSTFDLRFEMNTLAAFSTAPHPLDPRPDYAPKAVKLIAYRAYPADGAAPEDDPCRRACAENTRGFANTDRLFA is encoded by the coding sequence ATGTCGCCGAGCCCCCAAGCCGTCCTTGCCCCACCGCCACACGTCGCGTGGGAAACGCTGATTCCCGCCGGAACCCATTGGTCAGGCATCCTGCGCCGCGGTCTCGCGCTGCGCATCGTCGATGTCGACGGCGGCGCGAACCTGTCCGCGGTCTTTCATCGCCAGGAAGACCTGCTCGAACGCTACAACATGGCCGACACGCTGAAGGCGCAGCACACCGCGCATCTCACGCGCGGCCATGCGCTGTATACGGACATGGGGCGCGTGATCGCGTCGATCACGGCCGACACGCTCGGCTGGCACGATCCGCTCGGCGGCGTCGGCGATGCGCGGCTGTTCGCGCACAAGTACGGCACGACGTCGTACCAGGCCGACCGCAACGCGATGATCCGCAACGGCCGCGACAGCCTCGTGCTCGAGCTCGCGAAATACGGCCTGTCGGCGCGCGATCTCGCCGCGAACGTCAACTTCTTCAGCAAGCTGGCCACGCGCGACGACGGCACGCTCGAATTCGTCGCCGGACATTCGCCGGCCGGCAGCACGTTCGACCTGCGCTTCGAGATGAATACGCTCGCGGCGTTTTCTACCGCGCCGCATCCGCTCGATCCGCGTCCGGACTACGCGCCGAAAGCCGTGAAGCTGATCGCGTATCGCGCGTATCCGGCCGATGGCGCGGCGCCAGAAGACGACCCGTGCCGGCGCGCATGCGCGGAGAACACGCGCGGGTTCGCCAACACCGACCGTCTGTTCGCATGA